The genomic segment TTCACTGCATTTGTTACGTGTATAAACGCAATTACCTGTAAGAGTTAGGGAAATGGTTAAGCTTTGCTTGTAAGCAGGTTGCTATCATAGTAATCAGACCATAATTGGCTCTTTATGCAATATTTTTATACATTTGCCAGTTTCAACTTTTGGTATGTGGGATTAGGAAGTTTGAATGATgtatttaactttcaaaatgTACCACTTACTGTTATTCCATTTGTAGTCAATACAGCTTCTTGATAAAAGGTTAACAAGCATCTACCCTGAAGCTCATGGAAGAGTCTGGTCCCCGCAGAATCCAGTTCATAAATTAAGAAAAACTTTGCATGTATTCGAAAAAATTAACATTGTAATGTCAAAGTCTTCTATTTCTTGTGCTTGAATCACTTTGGAAGGGCAAATTCTAGCATGGAGGATTACAAAGATGGGTTATTGATCGGGGCCTGCCCGGACCTTTAAGAGGAGTCATCAGATGTAATAGAGATGGCTGTTCACTTCTCTGCATAATTGAGAGCACTATTTACACTTTCTAGTTTAGACTTATTTTGCTATCTCAACTTAGGATGACCTTGTTACACCATCTCCTTGCATAACTAGTTACTCATTCATTCAGGTCTCTGGGAAAAGGATTATATGGTGTGTAATGGGCACCTCTTAGTGTACGAAGGATCTGATGCAAACGGATCACTGGGTTAGAAGGCATATTTGGGTGCCTATACGGGGTTCTTCTGTCACCATAGTGAACATTTCTCCATTTCTTATGATAGGTTGAATCAAGGTATATTTGTATGCTAAAAACCAACTCAAACTTTCTACAAGTATTTGAATGTTGTTTACTGCTTTATCTTTATTGTTTAAAACCTATTGCGAGTTATTATTGTTGCTCCAAGTTTAGGGACAGCTATGTTTTTCTTGGAATAAAACTCCTTTTTGACTTGTTCAAGGGAACAAAATCACtcacaacatttttttttctgagaAAACTATAACTGCACTACTATGGATCCAATGTCTCAACTTTTTGAGGGTACTTAATTACATTTATTGGATGGCTTTATATTTGAGTAATACTTGAAGAGATACTTGAATACATATAAACTGGTTGTTCTCTGATACTTTTGTGAGTGAGAGTATGCATAATCTACATGGAGGTTATTGAAAATTTATGTCTTTCTGGATAAGGTAGTTTAATGACTTTCAGTATCCAAGTGTTAATCCCTGATCCATGTTGGTGCTTTAAAAATTTTTGCCTCCTTTtttttatggattaatctttcctacactgacagtgacaactgtgcaaaatttgaatttgaaattcaacttttgcagacatgtcatgaatctaacgatgatagtgtatacactgtcagtgtatataagatttactcatttTTTATTCAACACTGTCATGCTTGAAGAGGATTCTAAAAGGTTTTCTAATGATAATAACAGCTTTCAGCTTAGCTCTAAGGCACTAGTAGATCTTTTGGAATCTTCTTGCAGCAGTTGCCAAAAACACTGGCATTGACGGGTTCATACTCCTTTCGAAGAAGGACGCTGCAGAGCTGTCAAAGTAGAATCTGGTAAAAGCAACTTGATGGGTTCAATGGGATTATGCAGTCAAATGTGCACTGCCCATATGGACGGGATGGAACATTAGCATTTCAATGGCAACGTGGATGCCATATTTGATGTCTACAGTCTTGCTACTTTCTCTTTGCTTGCTATTTGGATTGTCTCGTAACTACCGGAGTCCTTGCAGGTATACTTGTTCCAGGCATTCCCCATCCCCCCTGCAACTTTCTCTCCAAGTTGTTTCCATTAATTAATTTTAGTTGCTGGATACTCTTTCCATGACTGTGATCTTGAAATATGTTTTACCATTCCAATGAATTTGATTGAGCAGGATATGATTATTGGTTTTTACATGTTGGTTATCCATGCATCCTTGTATGTTGTTAAGAACTGAAGATTTCAGGTGCTATACTTTTTTGCTCCTTTTTTCTGTAGCCACTTGTATAGATTTAAAACTGCACTATGCGTAGCAGATACATTATCAAGCTGTAGGTCAAACTGACCTGCTGACATATTTAACATAGTAGACAAAGCTTCAATATTTCTTACTATCACACTCTAAGCTACTAAATTGTTGTATATCGAACCAATGAAGCTCATAATATCCTGGTAAATACTAATAATATCGGTATAGTATGTATTCTAACATATGGACTAATTTCTACTGATGGTGTGAAAGGGTCGGAAGAAAGAGGCCGACCACTCAAATAAATGCAACCAATATACAATATCTAACATGAATCATGATCTGCTTGAATCCTGTTGCCTGGTGGCTTACCAATCTGTAAGCACTCAATTGGAGGTTCAGTAGGAGAATACAGCTCCCCAAATGTCTGCCAACAGTAGGGGTCATACATATGGTAGCTTTCTTGCAGCGGTTTTAGTTCAATATCATTTAGAGTTACTTGCGTGCAGGGAACGTTGTCACTGCATGCCAAATGCACTGGTTTTACTGTGTATGTTCCTCTTATGTTCTCATAGTGGATTCCTGATAGAGCCACAGCCGATGATTGATTCTTGCATGTAGTCTTGTCACAGTAGAATTGATCAATTACAATAGGAAGTTGGACCTCGGACACTATAATGTTTGAAAACAGAACTCCTTGCACTGAACCTGATCCTCCCTGTACAAGTAATATCCAAGTTAGATAAATCTTCTATCAGAttaggggtatttatagaaataTTGCCTTTATTATCAGAAGTGGAAAAAACATCGTTgattcaaaaaaatttcaaaaaggaCAGAAGTCAACTTCAATTGTCCTCAGAttcttttccagaattttgaattttctacTGAACCAGACAAATTTGGGAGGGTAGCCATACCTGCCATGTCTTTATTCTGACACCATTCATGGTCTGATGCATAATGATATCTCGGATTGTGATATTCGAAACACAAGCTCTGGTCTCATCTTTTCCTAGGCCTCCAATACTGATTCCATGTCCTGGTCCACAGTTTATGTTATGAATGTACACGTTTGTGCATCCAGTTTGTATTGATACACAATCATCTCCTGCAAAGACAATCCTCTTGTTAGAAGTTTTCTAAGGCTTGGTTATAAGGTTTTATGTCTTAAGACTGGCCTGTGCAAAGAATTCtattttatttcatgttatctGTTAGAGTTGCCCTTGTTTAGGTTTAGAGCTTCCTTATCTACTAGTAGAATCATAAACAGAAGTGCTATTTTGTGAACATGACAGCGAGTAGAAATGAGGAAAACATGTGGTAAGGGAATGTTATTTTCTCTTTGTGGGGCTGACCAACAAATCCTGTGAAGGATCTCTCTTTTAACACTCAGGCTGTGACAAGTGTTGTTGTGCCTCGGACAGAAAACTGGCGGTCAACTAGGTGCAAGTAATAGATGTATATGCTTCCAGGTGGCAAATGTAAAGGTTGGAATTTACAAGTTGTCTTACTGGATAAGGTGCAGAACTAATTTAGATAATTGTCAAATGCTGAATCTACACAATTAAATCAATTGACTAAAGATTCTATTTTGTTTGTTAATCTAATGAATTGTTAGAAAAAAAACTTGACTATGCATTACCGCAAGCAACGTTGGTACTACGGATAAGCACATCTCTTGAATTCTGTAAGTGAATTCCGTCTGTGTTGGGACTGTCTCCAGGAGATGAAACACTGAAGTTATACACTGAAACTCCAATGCAATTATCAAACTTGAGGTGGCACTGAGGACTGTTTTGAATTGTTATGCCTGTGACGgacacattaaagcttccatAAAACCTTAGTGCCTGCAGTAAGAAAGTGTGATTTGTAAAGGTTGAAGGGTCAGGAAGTTCGAGGCTGAAGTCCTGATTGTTGTAGTTGCTCTTACCGTTGGTTTTATGCTCGGCATTTT from the Coffea arabica cultivar ET-39 chromosome 11e, Coffea Arabica ET-39 HiFi, whole genome shotgun sequence genome contains:
- the LOC140021545 gene encoding polygalacturonase At1g48100-like encodes the protein MGSISCRHFTFLLIIVLLIWSSSMEGCNARRGKHWRHSRGIGVSLSKKKGKNHGTGYHHGHVSKSKKKTPSPQAPPAFSPPSSTPSPRPSPPILAPRPPQKGYGNAPSTSIFNVLNFGAKGDGTTDDTKAFEAAWAAACKVEASTIIVPSDSVFLVGPISFSGPYCQHDIVFQLDGTIIAPTNTRAWGSGILQWLQFTKLVGITIQGSGTIDGRGAVWWQDSPLQDPVDSESKLIVPLNGTVGRNPSIPIQGSLGGKMPSIKPTALRFYGSFNVSVTGITIQNSPQCHLKFDNCIGVSVYNFSVSSPGDSPNTDGIHLQNSRDVLIRSTNVACGDDCVSIQTGCTNVYIHNINCGPGHGISIGGLGKDETRACVSNITIRDIIMHQTMNGVRIKTWQGGSGSVQGVLFSNIIVSEVQLPIVIDQFYCDKTTCKNQSSAVALSGIHYENIRGTYTVKPVHLACSDNVPCTQVTLNDIELKPLQESYHMYDPYCWQTFGELYSPTEPPIECLQIGKPPGNRIQADHDSC